In a single window of the Nocardioides massiliensis genome:
- a CDS encoding metal ABC transporter ATP-binding protein, with translation MRDRTPATGTAATADPAVATPVFWMRDGAVVLGGRPVLRGIDLTVPRGEVLAVLGANGSGKSTLMRALLGLIPLVRGETRAFGVPVADLRDRHRLGYVPQRTSAASGIPASVREVVASGRLSRRPVWRLANRADRAAVAAALEVVDLADRAHEDVSDLSGGQQQRVMIARALAAEPEVLVLDEPTAGIDLANQRALAATLERLVADGATVVLVAHELGPLAPLVDRAVVMRDGRIAYDGPPAGLPVDSHGGDHHHPHEDHYLAPSNAPETASPVDRLSEPPEHGEVP, from the coding sequence ATGAGGGACCGCACTCCGGCCACCGGCACTGCCGCGACCGCCGACCCCGCCGTCGCGACCCCCGTTTTCTGGATGCGCGACGGCGCGGTCGTCCTCGGCGGACGCCCTGTGCTGCGCGGCATCGACCTGACGGTCCCCCGCGGGGAGGTGCTCGCGGTCCTGGGCGCCAACGGCTCGGGCAAGTCGACGCTGATGCGCGCCCTGCTGGGGCTGATCCCGCTCGTGCGCGGCGAGACGCGCGCGTTCGGCGTACCCGTGGCGGACCTGCGCGACCGGCACCGGCTGGGCTATGTGCCACAGCGGACCAGCGCGGCGTCGGGCATCCCGGCCAGCGTGCGCGAGGTCGTCGCCAGTGGCCGCCTCTCGCGGCGCCCGGTCTGGCGCCTGGCCAACCGGGCCGACCGAGCCGCGGTCGCCGCAGCACTCGAGGTCGTCGACCTCGCCGACCGCGCGCACGAGGACGTCTCCGATCTCTCCGGCGGACAGCAGCAGCGGGTGATGATCGCGCGCGCCCTGGCCGCCGAGCCCGAGGTCCTCGTGCTCGACGAGCCCACCGCCGGCATCGACCTGGCCAACCAGCGCGCGCTCGCCGCCACGCTGGAGCGGCTCGTCGCCGACGGCGCGACGGTGGTGCTGGTCGCCCACGAGCTCGGCCCGCTGGCGCCGCTGGTCGACCGCGCGGTCGTGATGCGCGACGGCCGGATCGCCTACGACGGGCCGCCCGCCGGCCTCCCCGTGGACTCGCACGGCGGCGACCACCACCATCCCCACGAGGACCACTACCTCGCGCCCAGCAACGCACCCGAGACGGCCTCCCCCGTCGACCGGCTCAGCGAGCCGCCCGAGCACGGAGAGGTGCCCTAG
- a CDS encoding metal ABC transporter substrate-binding protein, whose protein sequence is MTVAPRTSRTPFFRLSAAAAALPLLLTLAACGDDAGAGDQGGVDVVVAIYPLEYVATRVGGEHVTVETLTPPGAEPHDHELTVRQTAAVAEAELVGYVAGFQPAVDTVVSQQARDTAVDVPYPRREFGAPADEHEGDDHDSDHGDDHAAEHRDKGPQDGPNGGHDHEHDHGDEDPHVWLDPRALVATANAYAERLADVDPDHAEDYTANAAAVVADLEQLDTAYAEGLASCERQQVVVSHDAFGYLSRYGLEFASIAGISPDAEPSPARLAELGDLIEDTGVTTVFTETLASPALAETLASALDITTAVLDPVEGLTEATADEDYLSLMEANLAALRQANDCA, encoded by the coding sequence ATGACAGTCGCACCGCGCACATCGCGGACCCCGTTCTTCCGACTCTCCGCAGCCGCAGCCGCCCTCCCCCTGCTGCTCACCCTCGCCGCGTGCGGTGACGACGCCGGGGCCGGCGACCAGGGCGGTGTCGACGTGGTCGTGGCGATCTACCCGTTGGAGTACGTCGCCACCCGGGTCGGCGGCGAGCACGTCACGGTCGAGACGTTGACGCCTCCCGGCGCCGAGCCGCACGACCACGAGCTCACTGTGCGCCAGACCGCCGCGGTCGCCGAGGCCGAGCTGGTCGGCTACGTCGCCGGGTTCCAACCTGCGGTCGACACCGTCGTCAGTCAGCAGGCGCGTGACACCGCGGTGGACGTGCCCTATCCGCGGCGGGAGTTCGGTGCACCGGCCGACGAGCACGAGGGAGACGACCACGACTCCGATCACGGTGACGATCACGCGGCCGAGCACCGGGACAAAGGCCCGCAGGACGGCCCGAACGGCGGCCACGACCACGAGCACGACCACGGGGACGAGGACCCGCACGTGTGGCTCGACCCGCGCGCGCTGGTCGCGACCGCGAACGCCTACGCCGAGCGGCTCGCCGACGTCGACCCCGACCATGCCGAGGACTACACCGCCAACGCGGCCGCGGTCGTCGCCGACCTCGAGCAGCTCGACACGGCGTACGCCGAGGGGCTGGCCAGCTGCGAGCGTCAGCAGGTCGTGGTCAGCCACGACGCGTTCGGCTACCTGAGTCGCTACGGCTTGGAGTTCGCCTCGATCGCCGGCATCTCCCCCGACGCCGAACCGTCGCCGGCACGGCTGGCCGAGCTCGGTGACCTGATCGAGGACACCGGTGTGACGACGGTCTTCACCGAGACCCTCGCCAGCCCCGCGCTCGCCGAGACGCTCGCGTCCGCGCTCGACATCACCACCGCCGTGCTCGACCCGGTGGAGGGACTGACCGAGGCGACCGCGGACGAGGACTACCTTTCTCTCATGGAGGCCAACCTCGCTGCCCTGCGGCAGGCGAACGACTGCGCATGA
- a CDS encoding helix-turn-helix domain-containing protein: MRVLEYAARINNVSEACRVFGISRKTYYEWVNKAEQYGLSALLPRERRRPHMPNAMSSEEVAVILSEAIAKPTLGPKSLLRHLSKRGVDRSASGVAKVLKRHNLGTAKQRIIALASLTATETGQLTEAALEGPFGFCQYASRPGQVVALDAFYVGRLKGVGAVWQLTAVDIATRIAVVQLVVGDKTAAVTALLLDHLKKALRKHGITLEGVLTDNGPEFVGKAFQARVGELGLHHHRIPPRSPNHNAVCERFHGTVLHEFYRPHFHRGRVEDIALLDRALQAWVVDYNNERPNHGDYMAGRTPLQVKKELKRRIRQTAA; encoded by the coding sequence GTGCGAGTGCTCGAGTACGCAGCGAGAATCAACAACGTGAGCGAGGCGTGCCGAGTGTTCGGCATCTCGCGCAAGACTTACTACGAGTGGGTCAACAAAGCCGAGCAGTACGGCCTCTCGGCACTGCTGCCGCGTGAGCGACGCCGTCCGCACATGCCGAACGCGATGTCCTCCGAAGAGGTCGCGGTGATCCTCTCCGAAGCGATCGCCAAGCCGACGCTGGGTCCGAAGTCGTTGCTTCGCCACCTCAGCAAGCGCGGTGTCGACCGGTCGGCCTCAGGCGTCGCGAAGGTCCTCAAGCGTCACAACCTGGGCACCGCCAAGCAGCGGATCATCGCGTTGGCCAGTCTGACTGCCACCGAAACCGGGCAGCTCACCGAGGCTGCCCTCGAGGGCCCCTTCGGGTTCTGCCAATACGCCTCCCGCCCGGGCCAGGTCGTAGCCCTGGATGCGTTCTACGTCGGGCGCCTCAAGGGCGTGGGTGCGGTGTGGCAGCTGACCGCGGTCGACATCGCCACCCGGATCGCGGTCGTCCAGCTCGTCGTGGGCGACAAGACAGCCGCCGTCACGGCGCTGCTCCTGGATCATCTGAAGAAGGCGCTGCGCAAGCACGGCATCACCCTCGAAGGGGTCCTGACCGACAACGGTCCAGAGTTCGTCGGCAAGGCGTTCCAAGCCCGCGTCGGCGAGCTCGGGCTGCATCATCACCGGATCCCGCCGAGGTCACCGAACCACAACGCGGTGTGCGAGAGGTTCCACGGAACCGTGCTCCACGAGTTCTACCGGCCCCACTTCCACCGAGGACGGGTCGAAGACATCGCGCTGCTCGACAGGGCCCTGCAGGCCTGGGTCGTCGACTACAACAACGAGCGCCCCAACCACGGCGACTACATGGCCGGCCGCACCCCGCTGCAAGTCAAGAAGGAACTCAAGCGCCGCATCCGGCAGACTGCTGCCTGA
- a CDS encoding antibiotic biosynthesis monooxygenase family protein — translation MLVVNRFRVPAEEAEAFRADLGAAHALLAARPGYLDGAVGRNVDEPDLWVLQTRWADVGSYRRALSAYDVKLGAVPLLSRAVDEPSAYEVVTDEAELNRAVPRAT, via the coding sequence GTGCTCGTCGTGAACCGGTTCCGCGTCCCCGCCGAGGAGGCCGAGGCCTTCCGTGCCGACCTGGGTGCCGCCCACGCGTTGCTGGCCGCGCGGCCGGGCTACCTGGACGGCGCGGTGGGCCGCAACGTCGACGAGCCGGACCTGTGGGTGCTGCAGACGCGGTGGGCCGACGTCGGGAGCTACCGGCGCGCGCTGTCGGCGTACGACGTCAAGCTCGGCGCGGTGCCGCTGCTCTCGCGGGCGGTGGACGAGCCGTCGGCCTACGAGGTCGTCACCGACGAGGCGGAGCTCAACCGCGCCGTACCGCGCGCGACCTGA
- a CDS encoding glycine--tRNA ligase — protein MAKKPASVVDHVVSLAKRRGFVFPCGEIYGGTRSAWDYGPLGVELKDNIKRQWWRSVVQMRDDVVGLDSSVILPRQTWEASGHVATFADPLTECLSCHKRFRADHLQEEAAEKKAQKSGQDENPDDIDLATLACPNCGTRGAWTEPRAFSGLLKTYLGVVDDESGLHYLRPETAQGIFLNFANVVTSARQKPPFGIAQIGKSFRNEITPGNFIFRTREFEQMEMEFFVKPGEDEEWHQYWIDQRTNWYVELGIDRDNLRHYEHPQEKLSHYSKRTVDIEYRFRFGGSEWGELEGIANRTDFDLSTHSEASGQDLSYFDQAAGERYVPYVIEPAAGLGRSLMTFLVDAYTEDEAPNAKGGIDKRTVLRLDPRLAPVKVAVLPLSRNSDLSPKAKDLAAELRGLWNVDFDDSGAIGRRYRRQDEIGTPYCVTVDFDTLEDNAVTIRERDTMKQERVSLDQVRSYFAERLVGC, from the coding sequence GTGGCCAAGAAGCCTGCATCTGTCGTTGATCACGTCGTCTCGCTCGCGAAGCGTCGCGGGTTCGTCTTCCCGTGCGGGGAGATCTACGGCGGCACGCGCTCCGCCTGGGACTATGGGCCGTTGGGCGTCGAGCTCAAGGACAACATCAAGCGGCAGTGGTGGCGCTCGGTCGTGCAGATGCGCGACGACGTCGTCGGCCTGGACTCCTCGGTGATCCTGCCGCGGCAGACCTGGGAGGCCAGCGGCCACGTCGCCACCTTCGCCGACCCGCTCACCGAGTGCCTCTCGTGCCACAAGCGGTTCCGCGCCGACCACCTGCAGGAGGAGGCCGCGGAGAAGAAGGCCCAGAAGAGCGGACAGGACGAGAACCCCGACGACATCGACCTCGCCACCCTGGCGTGCCCCAACTGCGGCACCCGCGGCGCTTGGACCGAGCCGCGCGCGTTCTCCGGGCTGCTGAAGACCTACCTCGGTGTCGTCGACGACGAGTCGGGCCTGCACTACCTGCGTCCCGAGACCGCCCAGGGCATCTTCCTCAACTTCGCCAACGTCGTGACCTCGGCGCGGCAGAAGCCGCCGTTCGGCATCGCCCAGATCGGCAAGAGCTTCCGCAACGAGATCACGCCGGGCAACTTCATCTTCCGCACCCGCGAGTTCGAGCAGATGGAGATGGAGTTCTTCGTCAAGCCCGGCGAGGACGAGGAGTGGCACCAGTACTGGATCGACCAGCGCACCAACTGGTACGTCGAGCTCGGCATCGACCGCGACAACCTGCGCCACTACGAGCACCCGCAGGAGAAGCTCTCCCACTACTCCAAGCGGACCGTGGACATCGAGTACCGCTTCCGCTTCGGCGGCTCGGAGTGGGGTGAGCTCGAGGGCATCGCCAACCGCACCGACTTCGACCTCTCGACGCACTCGGAGGCCTCCGGGCAGGACCTGTCGTACTTCGACCAGGCCGCCGGGGAGCGCTACGTGCCCTACGTCATCGAGCCGGCAGCCGGTCTCGGTCGCTCCCTGATGACGTTCCTCGTCGACGCCTACACCGAGGACGAGGCGCCCAACGCCAAGGGCGGCATCGACAAGCGCACCGTGCTGCGTCTCGACCCGCGCCTCGCGCCGGTCAAGGTCGCGGTGTTGCCGCTGTCGCGCAACTCCGACCTCTCGCCCAAGGCGAAGGACCTCGCCGCCGAGCTGCGCGGGCTGTGGAACGTCGACTTCGACGACTCCGGCGCCATCGGTCGTCGCTACCGCCGCCAGGACGAGATCGGTACGCCGTACTGCGTCACCGTCGACTTCGACACCCTCGAGGACAACGCGGTCACGATCCGCGAGCGGGACACGATGAAGCAGGAGCGGGTGAGCCTGGACCAGGTGCGTTCCTACTTCGCCGAGCGACTGGTCGGCTGCTGA
- a CDS encoding class I SAM-dependent methyltransferase: MSSPEPILQKADFGDIYVQPDPRAYFATLSGYDYQIPQEGAEVFRRLLAACASPDHVPTILDVCCSYGIVSTLLKTGLDMSDVYAHYARPEVVAMTTEDLQRADAAFLEAHRRQQDLRVIGLDIAESAVDYAVATGSLDVGFVEDLEREDPSPGLAEVMAEVDLITTTGGIGYVTERTFQRLVDVAGPSTQVAAFCLRTYDYGPIAHALAAKGLVTETFTRTFRQRRFVDAHEQSWAVDRVRSLGLDPAGKEADGCYHADFFLSRPAEEIAARPLATLLATLPEL; encoded by the coding sequence TTGAGCAGCCCGGAGCCGATCCTGCAGAAGGCCGACTTCGGCGACATCTACGTCCAGCCCGACCCGCGGGCCTACTTCGCCACGCTGTCGGGCTACGACTACCAGATCCCGCAGGAGGGTGCGGAGGTGTTCCGGCGCCTCCTCGCCGCCTGCGCGAGCCCCGACCACGTCCCCACGATCCTCGACGTCTGCTGCTCCTACGGCATCGTGTCGACCCTGCTCAAGACCGGTCTCGACATGAGTGACGTCTACGCCCACTACGCCCGCCCCGAGGTCGTCGCGATGACGACCGAGGACCTCCAGCGGGCGGACGCCGCCTTCCTGGAGGCCCATCGGCGCCAGCAGGACCTGCGGGTGATCGGGTTGGACATCGCCGAGAGCGCGGTCGACTACGCGGTCGCGACCGGCTCGCTGGACGTCGGCTTCGTCGAGGACCTCGAACGCGAGGATCCCTCGCCGGGGCTCGCCGAGGTGATGGCCGAGGTGGACCTCATCACCACGACCGGTGGGATCGGCTATGTCACGGAGCGGACGTTCCAGCGCCTCGTTGATGTCGCCGGTCCGTCCACGCAGGTGGCTGCCTTCTGCCTGCGCACCTATGACTACGGACCGATCGCGCACGCACTCGCGGCGAAGGGGCTGGTGACCGAGACCTTCACGCGGACGTTCCGCCAGCGTCGGTTCGTCGACGCCCACGAGCAGTCCTGGGCGGTCGACCGGGTGCGCAGCCTCGGGCTCGATCCGGCCGGGAAGGAGGCCGACGGCTGCTACCACGCGGACTTCTTCCTGTCGCGGCCTGCCGAGGAGATTGCCGCTCGACCCCTGGCGACACTTCTGGCGACGCTGCCCGAGCTCTGA
- the dusB gene encoding tRNA dihydrouridine synthase DusB: MAPVLPGPLRLGALEVETPVVLAPMAGITNAAYRRLCSEQGAGLYVCEMITSRGLVERDATTMRMLVFDPLEDVRSVQLYGTDPVYVGKATEILCAEYGVAHVDLNFGCPVPKVTRKGGGAALPYKRGLLADILASAVRAAEPYGVPVTMKTRKGIDDDHLTYRDAGRIAQESGCAAIALHGRTAIQGYSGEADWDAIADLVTRVDIPVLGNGDIWEAADALRMVEQTGVAGVVVGRGCLGRPWLFRDLAAAFAGEQVATLPRLGEVAQMMRRHAELLCDHMGEERGCKEFRKHVTWYLKGFGAGGDMRRSLGLVSSLADLDRLLAELDPTEPFPVRELGSPRGRQGGPRKGVALPEGWLADTDGRGCAMREDAGETSGG; encoded by the coding sequence ATCGCGCCCGTGCTCCCCGGACCGTTGCGTCTCGGCGCCCTCGAGGTCGAGACGCCGGTCGTGCTCGCGCCGATGGCGGGGATCACCAACGCGGCGTACCGCCGGCTCTGCAGCGAGCAGGGCGCGGGGCTCTACGTCTGCGAGATGATCACCAGCCGGGGTCTGGTCGAGCGCGACGCCACCACGATGCGCATGCTGGTCTTCGACCCGCTCGAGGACGTGCGGTCGGTGCAGCTCTACGGCACCGACCCGGTCTACGTCGGCAAGGCCACGGAGATCCTCTGCGCGGAGTATGGCGTCGCCCACGTCGACCTCAACTTCGGCTGCCCCGTCCCCAAGGTCACGCGCAAGGGCGGGGGCGCGGCGCTGCCCTACAAGCGCGGCCTGCTCGCCGACATCCTCGCGTCCGCGGTGCGGGCTGCCGAGCCGTACGGCGTCCCCGTGACCATGAAGACCCGCAAGGGCATCGACGACGACCACCTCACCTACCGCGACGCCGGCCGGATTGCCCAGGAGTCCGGCTGCGCGGCGATCGCGTTGCACGGCCGTACGGCGATCCAGGGCTACTCGGGCGAGGCGGACTGGGACGCGATCGCCGACCTGGTCACCCGCGTCGACATCCCGGTGCTCGGCAACGGCGACATCTGGGAAGCCGCCGACGCGTTGCGGATGGTCGAGCAGACCGGGGTCGCCGGCGTGGTCGTCGGGAGGGGTTGTCTCGGCCGGCCGTGGCTGTTCCGCGACCTCGCCGCTGCGTTCGCCGGGGAGCAGGTCGCGACCCTGCCCCGGCTGGGCGAGGTCGCGCAGATGATGCGCCGCCACGCCGAGCTGCTCTGCGACCACATGGGCGAGGAGCGTGGCTGCAAGGAGTTCCGCAAGCACGTCACGTGGTACCTCAAGGGATTCGGCGCGGGCGGCGACATGCGCCGCTCGCTCGGGCTCGTCTCCAGCCTGGCCGACCTCGACCGGCTGCTCGCCGAGCTGGACCCCACCGAGCCGTTCCCGGTGCGCGAGCTCGGCTCGCCGCGCGGGCGCCAGGGTGGTCCGCGCAAGGGCGTCGCCCTGCCCGAGGGGTGGCTCGCCGACACCGACGGTCGCGGCTGCGCGATGCGCGAGGACGCCGGCGAGACCAGCGGCGGCTGA
- a CDS encoding SH3 domain-containing protein, with protein MSHGRHRAPARPASLRRRIRWTFVAAPLATVAVVTAGISLADPGDAPAGPDTAVVFEATDAAASLGAGLIDLGARAAAADRANRSQARSAPAAKKSAKKAKPAKKPKQQTAGPVRTQKRWTTVDLNVWTGPGEQHRLVTVLDAGARVLITGETEGIWAQVVHDDKLRYVKAAYLVAERAEAQEAVSAAASSAPCIHGSSIEGGLGPNATAVYRAVCAAFPDISSYGGYRGDGEHAAGRALDVMVSGDRGWEIAEWVRARAGELGVSEVIYAQRIWTVERSGEGWRSMEDRGSSTANHYDHVHVTTY; from the coding sequence ATGAGTCACGGCCGCCACCGCGCGCCCGCCCGTCCCGCCTCGCTGCGGCGACGGATCCGCTGGACCTTCGTCGCTGCGCCCCTGGCCACCGTGGCTGTCGTGACCGCCGGCATCTCGCTGGCTGACCCGGGAGACGCCCCCGCCGGTCCGGACACCGCGGTGGTCTTCGAGGCCACCGACGCCGCGGCCTCCCTCGGCGCCGGGCTGATCGACCTCGGCGCCCGTGCGGCCGCCGCCGACCGCGCCAACCGCAGCCAGGCGCGCAGCGCGCCGGCGGCGAAGAAGTCCGCCAAGAAGGCCAAGCCTGCCAAGAAGCCGAAGCAGCAGACGGCCGGCCCGGTGCGTACGCAGAAGCGCTGGACCACCGTCGACCTCAACGTCTGGACCGGTCCCGGCGAGCAGCACCGGCTGGTCACGGTCCTCGACGCCGGCGCGCGCGTGCTGATCACCGGCGAGACCGAGGGCATCTGGGCGCAGGTCGTCCACGACGACAAGCTGCGCTACGTCAAGGCCGCCTACCTCGTCGCCGAACGCGCCGAGGCCCAGGAGGCCGTCAGCGCCGCCGCCTCCTCGGCGCCGTGCATCCACGGCTCCTCGATCGAGGGTGGCCTGGGGCCGAACGCGACGGCCGTCTACCGCGCCGTGTGCGCTGCGTTCCCGGACATCTCGTCGTACGGCGGCTACCGCGGCGACGGCGAGCACGCCGCGGGCCGCGCCCTAGACGTCATGGTGAGTGGCGACCGCGGGTGGGAGATCGCCGAGTGGGTGCGCGCTCGCGCCGGTGAGCTCGGGGTCAGCGAGGTCATCTACGCCCAGCGGATCTGGACCGTGGAGCGCTCCGGCGAGGGCTGGCGGTCCATGGAGGACCGCGGCTCGTCGACGGCCAACCACTACGACCACGTGCACGTCACGACCTATTGA
- a CDS encoding MFS transporter, with product MPALIAVTTTGFAGYAALLPVAPLWAVHGGAGSAGAGAVNGVLMLFTVLTQPFVPGAIRRLGWAPVLIAGLLLLGLPSLLLALSDGLVPVLLLSAVRGLGFGVLTVTGSAAVAELVEPARRGAAIGAYGLAIAGPQLVLIPLGPWLADTVDFRVMFAAGALPLLGCLPARRLGRHLHRDPQEPAVVGERQSRWPVYVRLMRPMALLLAVTLAGGALITFAAQMVSAAWMTMVGLALLTATAAISRWQAGGLADRYGARRFVWPLVLLTAVGLAITAYAVQDPDATDVGAFLVGMALVGVSYGGLQNLTLVLSFATVGRRDFGTASAVWNVGFDAGTGLGAVLVGAIAAGASFPTALLVAAGFSALTLPLAVRRTTPPPRGDG from the coding sequence ATGCCGGCCCTGATCGCCGTCACGACCACCGGCTTCGCGGGGTACGCCGCGCTGCTCCCGGTCGCACCGCTGTGGGCCGTGCACGGAGGTGCCGGGTCCGCGGGCGCCGGCGCGGTCAACGGCGTGCTGATGCTCTTCACCGTGCTCACCCAGCCGTTCGTGCCCGGTGCGATCCGGCGTCTGGGCTGGGCTCCGGTGCTGATCGCCGGCCTGCTGCTGCTTGGCCTGCCGTCGCTGCTGCTCGCGCTCTCGGACGGGCTCGTGCCGGTGCTGCTGCTCTCGGCGGTGCGCGGCTTGGGCTTCGGGGTGCTGACCGTGACCGGCAGCGCCGCGGTCGCCGAGCTGGTCGAGCCCGCCCGCCGGGGCGCGGCGATCGGTGCCTACGGGCTGGCGATCGCCGGTCCGCAGCTGGTGTTGATCCCGCTCGGTCCCTGGTTGGCCGACACGGTCGACTTCCGGGTGATGTTCGCCGCCGGGGCGCTGCCCCTGCTCGGTTGCCTGCCCGCGCGCCGGCTCGGGCGACACCTGCACCGCGATCCCCAGGAGCCCGCCGTGGTGGGGGAGCGGCAGTCGCGCTGGCCCGTCTATGTGCGGCTGATGCGACCGATGGCGCTGCTGCTGGCGGTCACGCTGGCCGGCGGTGCGTTGATCACCTTCGCCGCCCAGATGGTCAGCGCCGCGTGGATGACCATGGTGGGCCTGGCACTGCTGACCGCGACCGCGGCGATCAGCCGGTGGCAGGCCGGCGGACTGGCCGATCGGTACGGCGCGCGGCGGTTCGTGTGGCCGCTGGTGCTGCTCACGGCCGTCGGCCTGGCGATCACGGCGTACGCCGTGCAGGACCCTGACGCCACCGACGTCGGTGCGTTCCTGGTCGGCATGGCGTTGGTCGGGGTCAGCTACGGCGGGCTGCAGAACCTGACCCTGGTGCTGTCGTTCGCGACCGTCGGTCGGCGCGACTTCGGCACCGCCAGCGCCGTCTGGAACGTCGGCTTCGACGCGGGCACGGGGCTCGGTGCGGTGCTCGTCGGCGCGATCGCGGCCGGGGCGTCGTTCCCGACAGCGCTGCTGGTCGCGGCCGGCTTCTCCGCGCTCACGCTGCCGCTCGCGGTGCGCCGAACGACGCCGCCGCCGCGAGGTGACGGGTAG
- a CDS encoding deoxyguanosinetriphosphate triphosphohydrolase, which yields MTSMPPTQLSPTPLSWDQLYDAAARERWVAEPAKRVEAPERTPFERDRARVVHSASLRRLAAKTQVVGPQSDDFVRNRLTHSLEVAQVGRDVAHVLGCHPDVVETAALAHDLGHPPFGHNGERVLDELAADCGGFEGNAQTLRLLTRLEAKSVDAAGRSIGLNLTRATLDACTKYPWRRSEAPDPVGYHSDGSARRGTKFGVYDDDLGVFAWLRQGVPARRRCVEAQVMDFADDVAYCVHDVEDGVVAGRIDLGWLESAEARAEVAQTVRDWYLPDVDADEVEEAYAALRSIGSWPEHPYDGSRPALAALKNLTSDVIGRFCGSVQAATRAAYGSAPLVRHHADLVVPRSTLVEVGLLKGVAAHYVMRADDRLRLMERERELLSELVTALAAAPEKLLAPAFADDLAAAGDDAARLRVVIDQVASLTDASAVDWHAQVVGSSS from the coding sequence ATGACCTCGATGCCCCCGACCCAGCTGTCCCCGACCCCGTTGTCCTGGGACCAGCTCTACGACGCGGCTGCCCGCGAACGCTGGGTCGCCGAGCCGGCCAAGCGGGTCGAGGCGCCCGAGCGCACGCCGTTCGAGCGTGACCGCGCCCGGGTCGTCCACAGCGCGTCGCTGCGCCGGCTCGCGGCCAAGACCCAGGTGGTCGGTCCGCAAAGCGACGACTTCGTCCGCAACCGCCTCACCCACAGCCTGGAGGTCGCGCAGGTCGGGCGCGACGTCGCCCACGTGCTCGGGTGCCACCCCGACGTGGTGGAGACGGCCGCGTTGGCTCACGACCTCGGTCACCCGCCGTTCGGCCACAACGGCGAGCGGGTGCTCGACGAGCTCGCCGCCGACTGCGGCGGGTTCGAGGGCAACGCCCAGACCCTGCGCCTGCTCACCCGGCTCGAGGCCAAGTCGGTCGACGCCGCCGGGCGCTCGATCGGGCTCAACCTCACCCGCGCCACGCTCGACGCCTGCACGAAGTACCCCTGGCGCCGCTCGGAGGCGCCCGACCCGGTCGGCTACCACTCCGACGGCTCCGCGCGCCGCGGCACGAAGTTCGGGGTGTACGACGACGACCTCGGCGTCTTCGCCTGGCTGCGCCAGGGCGTGCCCGCACGTCGCCGGTGCGTCGAGGCCCAGGTCATGGACTTCGCCGACGACGTCGCCTACTGCGTCCATGACGTCGAGGACGGCGTGGTCGCCGGGCGCATCGACCTCGGGTGGCTGGAGTCCGCCGAGGCACGCGCGGAGGTCGCGCAGACGGTGCGCGACTGGTACCTCCCCGACGTCGACGCGGATGAGGTCGAGGAGGCCTACGCCGCGCTGCGCTCCATCGGCTCGTGGCCCGAGCATCCCTACGACGGCTCGCGACCGGCGCTCGCGGCGCTGAAGAACCTCACCAGCGACGTCATCGGCAGGTTCTGCGGCAGCGTGCAGGCGGCGACCCGGGCGGCGTACGGCTCGGCCCCGCTCGTGCGCCACCACGCCGACCTGGTGGTCCCGCGGTCGACGCTCGTGGAGGTCGGGCTGCTCAAGGGCGTGGCCGCCCACTACGTCATGCGCGCCGACGACCGGCTGCGGCTGATGGAGCGCGAGCGGGAGCTGCTGTCGGAGCTGGTCACGGCGCTGGCCGCGGCCCCGGAGAAGCTGCTCGCCCCGGCGTTCGCCGACGACCTGGCCGCCGCCGGTGACGACGCGGCGCGGCTGCGGGTGGTCATCGACCAGGTCGCCTCGCTCACCGACGCCTCGGCCGTCGACTGGCACGCCCAGGTCGTCGGGTCGTCGTCGTAG